A stretch of Maniola hyperantus chromosome 15, iAphHyp1.2, whole genome shotgun sequence DNA encodes these proteins:
- the LOC117988815 gene encoding uncharacterized protein: MTEEETVDIEQELQNLLTKVQPNLQDVIKRSFTNVALQQTKNGEQIKADTLEDTSYFAKNTQVNLSRLELVRPPTFHMQALSLDLKSMALMLRCSLGEVNVKGLYSAFNENLFNLIPVMAEGHLLMTLSNLTADVSVGLVLEDDAFSFVNPGIEFNHDEVVVKLSWPSPQRGGGYEFTTTEQLARHIDDLPLTAAISLSLFALLRQKLQRHLSQVLRQATSVSDVMCCNPSMLEAYSSMVEQLAQNGNRVVDMVLINMRRTLLQTCREVLELPPLHATFMHKIGSISFIGKLETDTGWLKNLATVNRINDVSVTRPDPMKTSFHVTLRIKDLQIGYDEYRIKAMGVSCTGRVEAAFTNNAIHMAISVGLTRWEPYAQLDDLRVQYMDGMDLHVSGLGPLSGLTGAVRAWTRGAAVAHAAPALAAQLQHELHTALAELQLWELLHGKQ; this comes from the exons ATGACAGAGGAAGAGACAGTTGATATCGAGCAGGAGCTCCAAAACCTGTTGACCAAAGTGCAACCGAACCTTCAAGACGTTATCAAAAGA AGTTTTACCAATGTTGCGCTTCAGCAGACTAAAAATGGAGAACAAATTAAGGCTGATACCCTGGAAGATACCTCATACTTTGCCAAAAATACACAGgt GAACCTCTCACGGCTAGAGCTAGTCAGGCCACCAACCTTCCACATGCAGGCCTTGTCGTTAGACTTGAAATCAATGGCTCTTATGTTACGTTGTTCTCTTGGTGAAGTTAACGTTAAAGGACTTTATAGTGCATTTAACGAGAATCTATTCAACCTCATACCTGTTATGGCTGAAGGACATCTTCT AATGACATTATCAAACTTGACAGCAGATGTCAGCGTTGGTTTGGTGCTAGAAGATGATGCCTTCTCATTTGTTAATCCTGGAATAGAATTTAATCACGATGAAGTGGTTGTTAAG TTGTCGTGGCCCTCACCACAAAGAGGCGGAGGATATGAATTTACGACTACAGAGCAGTTGGCAAGACATATTG ACGACCTACCTCTCACCGCGGCGATTTCTCTTTCCCTGTTTGCGTTACTCCGTCAGAAGTTGCAAAGGCATTTGAGCCAAGTGCTGCGTCAAGCCACCAGCGTCTCTGATGTCATGTGCTGCAACCCTAGCATGCTGGAAGCTTACAG CTCAATGGTAGAGCAACTGGCGCAGAACGGCAACAGAGTGGTGGACATGGTGCTTATCAACATGCGGCGAACCTTGCTGCAGACCTGCCGGGAGGTGCTCGAGCTGCCTCCGCTACATGCCACTTTTATGCACAag ATAGGATCGATATCGTTCATAGGCAAACTGGAGACCGACACGGGCTGGCTCAAGAACTTGGCGACTGTGAACCGGATCAATGACGTCAGCGTCACGCGCCCCGACCCCATGAAGACCAGCTTCCATGTCACGCTGAGGATAAAGGACTTGCAG ATCGGCTATGATGAATACCGTATCAAAGCAATGGGCGTATCATGCACGGGGCGAGTGGAAGCCGCCTTCACCAACAACGCGATACACATGGCCATCAGTGTGGGCCTCACTCGCTGGGAGCCTTACGCGCAGCTGGACGACTTGAGGGTGCAGTATATGGA TGGCATGGACCTACACGTCAGCGGGCTGGGTCCGCTGAGCGGGCTGACTGGCGCCGTGCGCGCCTGGACGCGTGGCGCTGCCGTCGCGCAcgccgcgcccgcgctcgcGGCGCAGCTGCAGCACGAGCTGCACACCGCGCTGGCCGAGCTGCAGCTGTGGGAGCTGCTGCACGGGAAGCAGTAG